A genomic region of Ewingella sp. CoE-038-23 contains the following coding sequences:
- the mdoC gene encoding glucans biosynthesis protein MdoC, whose protein sequence is MKPQTQQREFFLDSIRAYLMLLGIPFHISLIYSSHIWAVNSAVPSDGLTIFNDFIHAFRMQVFFVISGYFSYMLYERYDSQKWLKVRLERVAIPLAAAFPLITLPQLYFLMKFTDKFSNWDQLGLYQKINITVWEMVSHLWFLLTLVILTSICFYLFKSIKQIKNNRISAIKNKTNSLGKLSIIFLIIGFIYAAFNRAIYIFAPDLLSNGAFNFIVMQTLFYLPFFVIGAFAYKFTWLKELFIKPSGWAGVVSLFLFVAYMFNQHVNTPQLYSMELDAIITSLLGILMVNVVFSFSHYVLNFQSPWITYLVNSSLFIYLVHHPLTLIYGAFITPKINNDWVGFLLGLVFVFGIAFMLYEIHKRIPILRFLFSGKPQTMHEKSGHGPTPPQKQHS, encoded by the coding sequence ATGAAACCACAAACTCAACAGCGCGAGTTCTTTTTGGACTCTATCCGAGCCTATTTGATGCTGCTCGGCATTCCATTCCATATATCATTGATTTACTCCAGCCACATCTGGGCAGTAAACAGTGCTGTGCCGTCGGATGGACTGACCATATTTAATGACTTTATTCACGCCTTCCGGATGCAGGTGTTCTTTGTCATTTCGGGCTATTTCTCCTACATGCTCTACGAGCGCTATGACTCGCAGAAGTGGCTGAAGGTCCGCCTTGAGCGCGTGGCAATCCCGCTGGCCGCGGCTTTCCCGCTGATCACCCTGCCGCAGCTCTACTTCCTGATGAAGTTTACCGACAAGTTCTCGAACTGGGATCAGTTGGGCCTGTACCAGAAAATCAATATCACCGTGTGGGAAATGGTCTCACATTTGTGGTTCTTATTGACCTTGGTAATACTGACCAGCATCTGCTTTTACTTATTTAAATCGATTAAACAAATTAAGAATAATCGTATTTCCGCTATTAAGAATAAAACAAATAGCCTAGGAAAACTCTCAATTATATTTTTAATTATTGGCTTTATTTACGCAGCCTTTAATCGCGCGATTTATATTTTCGCCCCGGATTTACTCTCCAATGGCGCATTTAATTTCATCGTAATGCAGACGCTGTTTTACCTGCCATTTTTCGTGATCGGCGCCTTTGCCTACAAGTTTACCTGGCTAAAAGAGTTGTTCATCAAGCCGTCGGGATGGGCTGGCGTGGTCAGCCTGTTCCTGTTTGTGGCCTACATGTTTAACCAACACGTCAACACGCCGCAGCTTTACTCGATGGAGCTTGATGCCATTATCACCTCACTGCTGGGCATTTTGATGGTCAACGTGGTGTTCTCCTTCAGCCACTATGTCCTGAACTTCCAGTCGCCGTGGATAACCTATTTGGTGAACTCTTCCCTGTTCATCTATCTGGTTCACCACCCGCTGACGCTGATTTATGGCGCATTTATCACGCCGAAAATCAATAACGACTGGGTAGGCTTCCTGCTGGGGCTGGTGTTTGTCTTCGGTATCGCCTTTATGCTGTATGAGATCCACAAACGCATTCCGATCCTGCGTTTCTTGTTCTCCGGCAAGCCGCAGACCATGCATGAGAAAAGTGGCCATGGTCCCACCCCGCCGCAGAAACAGCATTCGTAA
- a CDS encoding HlyD family secretion protein, which yields MIKKSAIRPVWLLAFAIIVLVVIAAFWVLSRQGEPETDDAFVSADSTLVAPRISGTISQVLVADNQQVKAGQVLAVIDDGDYRNAVLSAQANLETASAQLLSFTAQLAQQQQTILQTKAQVNADNANLVYARQSAERYQRLLQNGSGTADQRDQSDANYRAKVAQQQSDVAASQAAEKQIDVLKAGQAQAQAAIDSAKSQLAQAKLNLSYTQIKAPIDGTVGQRSVRVGGYVSAGTRVLAVVPLHQAFVIANYLETQLADVTPNQRVSIKVDALPGVEFSGKVDSISPATGVTFSPIAPDNATGNYTKVVQRVAVKILLDQGQKDLERLKVGMSVIPTINTAAKG from the coding sequence ATGATCAAGAAATCTGCAATTCGCCCCGTTTGGCTGCTGGCCTTCGCCATCATCGTGCTGGTGGTGATCGCCGCATTCTGGGTATTGAGCCGTCAGGGCGAGCCAGAAACCGATGACGCCTTTGTCTCGGCAGACTCCACGCTGGTCGCGCCGCGCATCTCTGGCACCATTTCGCAGGTGCTGGTGGCGGATAACCAGCAGGTGAAAGCCGGACAGGTGCTGGCGGTGATTGACGACGGCGACTATCGCAATGCTGTGCTCAGTGCTCAGGCTAATCTAGAAACGGCCAGCGCCCAGTTGCTGAGTTTTACCGCGCAACTGGCCCAGCAGCAGCAAACCATCCTGCAAACCAAGGCGCAGGTGAATGCGGATAACGCCAATCTGGTGTATGCCCGCCAAAGCGCTGAGCGCTACCAGCGATTGCTGCAAAATGGCTCAGGCACGGCCGATCAGCGTGACCAGTCGGATGCCAATTATCGCGCTAAAGTCGCCCAGCAGCAGAGCGACGTAGCGGCGTCTCAGGCGGCGGAAAAGCAGATTGACGTATTAAAGGCCGGACAGGCGCAGGCTCAGGCCGCGATTGATTCCGCCAAAAGCCAGTTGGCGCAGGCCAAGTTGAATCTAAGCTATACCCAAATTAAAGCGCCGATAGACGGCACCGTCGGCCAGCGTTCAGTGCGGGTGGGTGGCTATGTCAGTGCCGGGACGCGCGTGCTGGCGGTGGTCCCGCTGCATCAGGCCTTTGTTATTGCCAACTACCTTGAAACGCAGTTAGCGGACGTCACGCCAAATCAGAGGGTCAGCATCAAGGTGGATGCACTGCCGGGCGTGGAGTTTTCCGGCAAGGTTGATAGCATCTCTCCGGCCACCGGCGTGACTTTCTCGCCGATAGCGCCAGATAACGCCACGGGAAATTACACCAAAGTGGTTCAGCGGGTGGCGGTGAAAATCCTGTTAGATCAGGGCCAAAAGGATTTAGAGCGGCTTAAAGTCGGTATGTCAGTGATACCAACCATCAATACGGCGGCAAAGGGCTAA
- a CDS encoding YlaC family protein: MDVIKNVLNSEIERINRLEGRDGKPRINSEFFVNHPWLCLAMLAGYILVGVVMYVSPYMGLGWFIGFTAFLLFMSAMLLMEIKPTYRYEDIGVLDLRVCYNGEWYFSREISEDAVQQLLASNEVSARIKNRIEAIVRNKGAIDFYDVYDLARQDKLQFAGTTTAQAAH, encoded by the coding sequence ATGGACGTGATCAAAAATGTATTAAATAGTGAAATCGAGCGCATCAACCGTCTGGAAGGTCGCGACGGCAAGCCGAGAATCAACAGCGAGTTCTTCGTCAACCACCCGTGGCTGTGCCTTGCTATGCTCGCTGGTTATATTCTGGTAGGGGTGGTGATGTACGTTTCACCCTATATGGGCCTCGGTTGGTTTATCGGTTTCACTGCATTTTTACTCTTTATGTCAGCAATGCTGCTGATGGAAATCAAACCCACTTATCGTTACGAAGATATCGGCGTGCTTGACCTGCGGGTTTGCTATAACGGTGAATGGTATTTCAGCCGCGAAATTTCAGAGGATGCGGTTCAGCAGCTGCTGGCGTCTAACGAGGTGAGTGCGCGAATTAAAAACCGGATCGAAGCTATCGTGCGTAATAAAGGGGCAATAGATTTCTACGACGTTTACGACCTGGCGCGTCAGGACAAGTTACAGTTTGCTGGCACGACCACGGCGCAGGCCGCACATTAA
- a CDS encoding universal stress protein, with protein sequence MFDTILLAIDGSRQTEYLVELACTLATGTASTVYVTCCVDEAYALNNHPVADQLAADYAPANYEEGSAQALVQHTLAKLRARSIDAVSNIIVGTPEVALVEEARIKNASVILMGHRHQSLFGRLLTGSVSAEVIAHSPCPVLVEVRGNKD encoded by the coding sequence ATGTTTGACACCATTTTGCTGGCCATAGATGGCTCGAGGCAGACGGAGTATCTGGTGGAATTAGCCTGCACATTGGCGACGGGCACGGCGTCCACGGTGTATGTCACCTGCTGTGTTGATGAGGCCTACGCGCTAAATAATCATCCAGTGGCTGACCAACTGGCCGCCGACTACGCCCCGGCGAACTATGAAGAAGGCAGCGCGCAGGCGTTGGTCCAACACACCTTAGCCAAACTTCGGGCGCGGTCGATCGACGCGGTGAGTAATATCATTGTCGGCACGCCGGAGGTGGCTCTGGTGGAAGAAGCGCGGATTAAAAATGCCTCAGTTATCTTGATGGGCCATCGCCATCAGTCGCTGTTTGGTCGATTACTCACGGGTTCGGTGAGTGCCGAAGTGATAGCCCATTCCCCCTGTCCGGTATTGGTGGAAGTTCGCGGCAATAAAGACTAA
- a CDS encoding DUF2502 domain-containing protein, with protein sequence MKKIVLVLAVMLSLPALAHANVEIGINVPGVSLHIGDRDNRGYYWDGGGWRDPGWWDHHYRDNGYGHWVYYEPAPPPPPRYWHHDHYWREGPPPGYWHRGPPPGYWHEGPPPGRW encoded by the coding sequence ATGAAAAAAATAGTGTTAGTTCTCGCTGTCATGCTGAGTTTACCGGCTCTCGCTCATGCCAACGTTGAGATAGGCATAAATGTTCCAGGCGTCTCTTTGCACATTGGCGATCGTGATAACCGGGGTTATTACTGGGACGGCGGAGGCTGGCGTGATCCAGGCTGGTGGGACCACCACTATCGCGACAATGGCTATGGTCACTGGGTGTACTACGAGCCAGCACCGCCGCCTCCGCCGCGTTATTGGCATCACGATCACTATTGGCGTGAGGGGCCTCCTCCTGGCTATTGGCACCGTGGGCCTCCTCCAGGTTACTGGCATGAAGGGCCGCCTCCGGGACGCTGGTAA
- the mdoH gene encoding glucans biosynthesis glucosyltransferase MdoH, which yields MNKSTHSTQDYVKALPLSEEQKAALIQQLPQSEGEAFATVHRQIGGESTMTTDVSDADAPLLSVKTRVAGSWPDAMENGSLSEVDNEGRTILNAMPPVKRSSMFPDVWRTNPVGRFWDSLRGRSTVSRRDGSSEMPESEKRWRHAGSVRRYILLVLMLVQTAIATWYMKTILPYQGWALIDPADMLNQDWLQSVLQLLPYVLQTGILVLFAILFCWVSAGFWTALMGFLQLLIGRDKYSITASTTGNEPLNPNNRTALIMPICNEDVERVFAGLRATYESVKATGDLDQFDIYVLSDSYDPDICVAEQKAWMEVCRDVDGHGRIFYRRRRRRVKRKSGNIDDWCRRWGGEYAYMVILDADSVMSGECLTGLARLMDANPNAGIIQSAPKASGMDTLYARCQQFATRVYGPLFTAGLHFWQLGESHYWGHNAIIRVKPFIEHCALAPLPGEGSFAGSIMSHDFVEAALMRRAGWGVWIAYDLPGSYEELPPNLLDELKRDRRWCHGNLMNFRLFLVKGMHPVHRAVFLTGVMSYLSAPLWFMFLALSTALQVVHTLMEPQYFLQPRQLFPVWPQWRPELAIALFSTTLVLLFLPKLLSIVLIWAKGAKEYGGGIRLFFSMLLEMLFSVLLAPVRMLFHTVFVVSAFLGWEVVWNSPQRDDDDTPWGEAFKRHGSQLLLGAVWAGGMAWLDLRFLWWLAPIVFSLILSPFVSVLSSRATLGIKSKKAKLFLIPEEYNPPRELVATDEYLMLNRSRSLKNGFMHAVFDPSFNALATAMATSRHLLRPSIENGRQYRLEQAFNTGPKALSKADRLVLLSDPVIMARLHSAVWTQPDQHAWSAYYSELPRNVQAFPETQTLEAKPV from the coding sequence ATGAATAAGTCAACGCATTCTACTCAAGATTACGTAAAGGCTTTGCCGCTCTCTGAAGAGCAGAAAGCGGCGCTAATTCAGCAACTCCCTCAGTCCGAGGGAGAAGCCTTTGCGACCGTTCACCGCCAAATCGGCGGTGAATCAACGATGACTACTGACGTTTCCGACGCTGATGCCCCTCTGCTTTCCGTTAAGACGCGTGTGGCAGGAAGCTGGCCAGACGCCATGGAAAACGGCAGCTTGTCTGAAGTAGACAACGAAGGCCGCACCATTTTGAATGCCATGCCGCCGGTGAAGCGTTCCAGCATGTTCCCTGATGTTTGGCGTACCAACCCGGTAGGGCGTTTTTGGGACAGTCTGCGGGGGCGCAGCACCGTTTCCCGTCGCGACGGCTCATCTGAAATGCCAGAGTCGGAAAAAAGATGGCGTCACGCCGGTTCAGTGCGTCGCTACATTCTGCTGGTGTTGATGCTGGTGCAAACCGCCATCGCCACCTGGTACATGAAAACCATCTTGCCATATCAGGGCTGGGCGCTCATCGACCCCGCAGATATGTTGAATCAAGACTGGTTGCAATCCGTCTTGCAGTTACTGCCTTATGTCTTGCAGACCGGGATTCTGGTGCTGTTCGCCATCCTGTTCTGTTGGGTTTCGGCGGGCTTCTGGACCGCGCTGATGGGCTTCTTACAGCTGCTGATCGGGCGCGATAAATACAGTATTACCGCCTCGACGACCGGTAATGAGCCGCTGAACCCGAACAATCGCACCGCGCTTATCATGCCGATTTGTAATGAAGACGTTGAACGCGTATTCGCGGGCTTACGTGCGACTTATGAATCCGTGAAAGCCACCGGCGATCTCGACCAGTTCGACATCTACGTCCTGAGTGACAGTTACGACCCGGATATCTGCGTGGCCGAGCAAAAGGCGTGGATGGAAGTGTGTCGCGACGTTGATGGCCATGGCCGCATCTTCTATCGTCGCCGTCGCCGCCGTGTAAAACGTAAAAGCGGCAACATTGATGACTGGTGCCGCCGCTGGGGCGGGGAATATGCCTACATGGTTATTCTCGATGCCGACAGCGTCATGAGTGGTGAATGTCTGACGGGCCTGGCGCGTCTGATGGACGCCAACCCGAACGCCGGTATTATCCAGTCTGCGCCTAAGGCGTCTGGCATGGATACGCTGTACGCGCGCTGTCAGCAGTTTGCGACGCGCGTTTACGGCCCGCTGTTCACCGCCGGCCTGCATTTCTGGCAGTTGGGTGAGTCTCACTACTGGGGCCACAACGCCATTATCCGCGTGAAACCTTTCATTGAGCACTGCGCCCTTGCGCCGCTGCCGGGTGAAGGTTCCTTCGCGGGTTCTATCATGTCCCATGACTTCGTCGAAGCTGCCTTGATGCGTCGCGCGGGTTGGGGCGTGTGGATTGCTTATGACCTGCCGGGCAGTTATGAAGAGTTGCCACCGAACCTGCTGGACGAGCTGAAACGCGACCGCCGCTGGTGTCACGGTAACCTGATGAACTTCCGTCTGTTCTTAGTTAAAGGCATGCACCCGGTGCACCGCGCGGTGTTCCTGACGGGCGTGATGTCCTACCTGTCTGCTCCGCTGTGGTTTATGTTCCTGGCGCTCTCTACCGCGCTGCAAGTGGTGCATACACTGATGGAGCCGCAATACTTCCTGCAGCCAAGGCAGCTGTTCCCGGTTTGGCCGCAATGGCGTCCTGAGCTGGCGATAGCCCTGTTCTCTACCACGTTGGTGCTGCTGTTCTTACCTAAATTGCTGAGTATTGTGCTGATTTGGGCCAAGGGCGCGAAAGAGTATGGCGGCGGCATTCGTCTGTTCTTCTCTATGCTGCTTGAGATGCTGTTCTCCGTCTTGCTGGCTCCAGTGCGCATGCTGTTCCACACCGTCTTCGTGGTGAGCGCGTTCTTGGGTTGGGAAGTGGTGTGGAACTCTCCACAGCGTGATGATGACGACACTCCTTGGGGCGAAGCCTTCAAGCGCCACGGTTCGCAACTGCTGTTGGGTGCCGTGTGGGCTGGCGGGATGGCGTGGCTGGACCTGCGCTTCCTGTGGTGGTTGGCGCCAATCGTCTTCTCCCTGATTCTGTCGCCGTTCGTTTCCGTGCTGTCGAGCCGTGCAACGCTGGGTATTAAGAGCAAGAAAGCCAAACTGTTCTTGATCCCTGAAGAGTACAACCCGCCGCGCGAGCTGGTGGCGACTGATGAATATCTGATGTTGAACCGTTCTCGTTCGCTGAAAAACGGCTTCATGCACGCGGTATTTGACCCAAGCTTCAATGCACTGGCAACGGCCATGGCGACCTCGCGTCACCTGCTGCGCCCAAGCATTGAGAATGGCCGTCAGTATCGTCTGGAGCAGGCATTCAACACCGGGCCGAAAGCCTTGAGCAAAGCAGACCGCCTGGTCCTGCTGAGTGACCCGGTGATCATGGCACGTCTGCACTCTGCGGTCTGGACTCAACCTGATCAACACGCGTGGAGCGCCTACTACAGCGAGCTGCCGCGTAACGTTCAGGCTTTCCCTGAGACACAGACTCTGGAAGCCAAGCCGGTCTAA
- a CDS encoding IclR family transcriptional regulator produces MSDDHSVDEERSGGIQVISRAAKILNALGKNPQGMSLGTIANEVQLPRSTVQRIVAALAEEGLVRSEGMAGVRLGPTLLRLVSTVHTDVIAIASPYLKQLSDDINETVALSRTSGTKIANIYNVVAERELRVSPRVGLNLPIYGTSAGRALLALKTDEEIHSLLGDTFEPATENTVRDIISLLAKVARVRETGVSTETGETVEGISTMAVSLDTILGRYAVSVILPTARLSSKEDEMRQALLNCKAALLCEIGK; encoded by the coding sequence ATGAGTGATGACCATTCGGTCGATGAAGAGCGCAGTGGCGGTATTCAGGTCATTTCGCGCGCAGCAAAAATCCTTAATGCCTTAGGCAAGAACCCGCAGGGAATGAGCCTCGGCACCATCGCCAACGAAGTGCAGCTCCCCCGCTCGACGGTGCAACGCATCGTAGCGGCGCTGGCCGAAGAAGGTCTGGTGCGCTCAGAGGGCATGGCCGGTGTACGATTAGGCCCGACCCTGTTGCGGCTGGTGTCCACCGTGCATACGGATGTCATAGCTATCGCCTCCCCTTACCTCAAGCAGCTTAGCGACGATATTAATGAAACCGTCGCCCTGAGCCGCACCAGCGGCACCAAAATTGCCAATATTTACAACGTGGTGGCAGAGCGAGAACTGCGCGTGTCGCCGCGCGTAGGGCTGAACTTGCCTATCTACGGCACCTCGGCGGGCCGCGCCCTGCTGGCTTTGAAGACCGATGAGGAAATTCATAGCCTGCTCGGCGACACCTTTGAACCCGCCACTGAAAATACCGTACGCGACATTATAAGCTTGTTAGCCAAGGTGGCCCGAGTGCGGGAAACCGGCGTTTCGACCGAAACCGGCGAAACGGTCGAGGGGATTTCCACCATGGCGGTTTCACTCGACACCATCCTTGGCCGCTACGCGGTATCCGTTATCTTGCCCACCGCGCGGTTGAGCAGCAAAGAAGACGAAATGCGCCAAGCCCTGCTGAATTGCAAAGCCGCGCTGCTCTGTGAAATCGGCAAGTAA
- a CDS encoding YccJ family protein: MTTSNIKAWANTRETSHEIAEAIFELADNDEVLAQKIWEEGNDEVLPIAFAKTKEDHLFWGEEKIDRKNV; encoded by the coding sequence ATGACCACATCAAATATCAAAGCCTGGGCCAATACGCGTGAAACGTCACATGAGATTGCTGAAGCCATTTTCGAGCTAGCGGACAACGATGAAGTGCTGGCACAGAAGATTTGGGAAGAAGGTAATGATGAAGTTCTGCCAATCGCTTTCGCAAAAACTAAGGAAGATCACTTGTTCTGGGGAGAGGAGAAGATTGATCGTAAAAACGTCTAA
- a CDS encoding glucan biosynthesis protein G yields the protein MTKVRLLSAAVLMSMISSSAWAFSIDDVAKQAKALADKGYEAPKSNLPSQFRDLKFADYQQIQFNHDKAYWKNQNTPFKLEFYHQGMYFDTPVKINEVTANTVKEIKYNPDYFNFGNVKHDADTVKNLGFAGFKVLYPINKADKDDEIMSVLGASYFRVIGKGQVYGLSARGLAIDTALASGEEFPRFREFWIERPNPDEKHLVIYALLDSPRATGAYRLDVYPGKEATVDVQSKVYLRDKVGKLGIAPLTSMYLFGANQPSPVMNYRPALHDSNGLSIQAGNGEWIWRPLNNPKHLSVSQFTMENPKGFGLLQRGRDFSNFEDLDDRYDLRPSGWVETKGDWGKGKVELVEIPTADETNDNIVAFWTPDQLPEVGKPLDLNYRLHFSREEEKLHSPDLAWVQRTMRSTGDVKQSNLTRDADGSVAFLVDFVGPNLKALKDDTPVASQVSVGDNGDLVENNVRYNPVTKGWRLTLRLKVKDPKKPIEMRASLVNGEKTLSETWSYQLPANE from the coding sequence ATGACTAAAGTCCGTTTGCTGAGTGCCGCAGTGTTGATGTCCATGATTTCTTCATCTGCATGGGCTTTTTCTATTGATGATGTAGCTAAACAAGCAAAAGCGTTAGCTGACAAGGGCTATGAAGCTCCCAAAAGCAACCTGCCGTCTCAATTCCGTGATTTGAAATTTGCGGATTATCAACAAATTCAATTCAATCATGATAAAGCGTACTGGAAAAACCAGAACACGCCTTTCAAGCTTGAGTTCTATCATCAGGGGATGTACTTCGACACTCCGGTGAAAATCAATGAAGTGACGGCCAATACCGTTAAAGAGATTAAATACAATCCCGACTATTTCAATTTTGGCAATGTGAAGCATGATGCTGACACGGTCAAAAACCTCGGCTTTGCCGGTTTCAAAGTACTTTATCCAATTAATAAAGCGGATAAAGATGATGAAATCATGAGCGTGCTGGGTGCCAGCTATTTCCGCGTTATTGGTAAAGGTCAGGTGTATGGCCTGTCTGCCCGCGGCTTGGCTATCGACACCGCGCTGGCCTCTGGTGAAGAATTCCCTCGCTTCCGTGAGTTCTGGATTGAGCGCCCAAATCCAGATGAAAAGCACTTAGTCATTTACGCCTTGCTCGACTCTCCTCGTGCAACCGGTGCTTATCGCCTCGACGTTTACCCGGGTAAAGAAGCGACCGTTGACGTGCAATCCAAAGTTTACCTGCGCGACAAAGTCGGCAAACTGGGTATTGCTCCGCTGACCAGCATGTACTTGTTTGGTGCTAACCAGCCTTCGCCGGTGATGAATTACCGTCCGGCACTGCACGATTCCAACGGTCTTTCTATTCAGGCTGGCAATGGTGAATGGATTTGGCGTCCGCTGAATAATCCAAAACACCTGTCCGTGAGTCAGTTCACCATGGAAAATCCAAAAGGCTTTGGTCTGCTGCAACGCGGCCGTGACTTCTCCAACTTCGAGGATTTAGACGATCGTTACGATCTGCGTCCAAGTGGCTGGGTTGAAACTAAAGGCGATTGGGGCAAAGGCAAAGTCGAGCTGGTGGAAATTCCAACTGCTGATGAAACCAATGACAACATCGTGGCTTTCTGGACTCCGGATCAGTTGCCAGAAGTGGGTAAACCTTTAGATCTGAACTATCGCCTGCACTTCAGCCGTGAAGAAGAGAAATTGCACTCTCCTGATCTGGCGTGGGTACAGCGCACCATGCGCTCAACGGGGGACGTTAAGCAGTCCAACCTGACGCGTGATGCAGACGGTAGCGTGGCGTTCCTGGTGGACTTCGTCGGCCCTAACCTGAAAGCGCTGAAAGATGACACCCCGGTCGCTTCGCAGGTGAGTGTCGGTGACAACGGTGATCTGGTAGAAAATAATGTCCGCTATAATCCAGTAACTAAAGGCTGGCGTTTAACGCTGCGCCTGAAAGTGAAAGATCCTAAGAAGCCAATCGAAATGCGCGCTTCTCTGGTTAATGGCGAGAAAACACTGAGTGAAACTTGGAGCTATCAGCTGCCTGCCAATGAATAA
- a CDS encoding MFS transporter — translation MSQTMLMNGPAPGVSPPPAPPVAQPFTLRLIIGMVGVLIASLCSGLNDRVTDIALADVRGALSISSDQGSWLIGSYQAAEVAAMLVAPWLAMTFSIRRFAMATTAGFVLIAIIIPFAPNLPIFIALRVVQGAFGGALPPLLMTVALRFLPPHFKLYGLSAYALTATFGPNVATSLAALWTDSVGWQFVFWQIVPPCVVGIFMIGYGLPQDPIRLERFKQIDAIGMLTGCSGLALLVLTLQQGERLDWFNSPLITLMFFSAVVLLTLFAANEWYHPLPLFKLQMLRRHNLSHGLLTLFGLMLLFLSGSAIPSGYMAQVEGFRAVQFGPLALSVGLPQLLLAPLVAAVLNMRWVDSRWILAAGLTLLAVSCYWGSQLTSDWSRDNFYLIQAMQAFGQPMAVMPILMGATSVVQPMEGPFASAMFNVTRAMGSIFAGAMMETFLSHRQQLHSNILLNHVGSNSYLLSQPYDGAGSHLAPLNQDGSAVSPELMQQFAVQVRHQTQVLALSDTYLAFIAVAVGLALLTFVVAKRTYPPQSVMKQT, via the coding sequence ATGAGTCAGACGATGTTAATGAACGGGCCTGCGCCCGGCGTGTCGCCGCCACCTGCGCCTCCCGTTGCCCAACCTTTTACCCTGCGTCTGATCATTGGAATGGTAGGCGTGCTGATTGCGTCACTATGTTCAGGATTGAACGATCGCGTGACGGATATCGCGCTGGCAGACGTGCGCGGCGCATTGAGCATCAGCAGCGATCAGGGCTCGTGGCTGATTGGCAGCTATCAGGCGGCCGAGGTCGCGGCCATGCTGGTAGCCCCCTGGCTGGCGATGACCTTTTCCATTCGCCGCTTTGCAATGGCGACCACCGCGGGCTTTGTGCTGATCGCGATTATCATCCCTTTTGCCCCGAATTTGCCGATTTTCATTGCACTGCGCGTGGTCCAAGGCGCCTTTGGCGGGGCTTTGCCGCCTTTGCTGATGACCGTCGCACTGCGTTTTCTGCCGCCACACTTTAAATTATATGGCCTGAGCGCCTATGCCCTGACCGCCACCTTCGGGCCGAATGTCGCCACGTCGTTAGCGGCGCTGTGGACGGACTCCGTGGGTTGGCAATTTGTTTTCTGGCAGATCGTTCCACCCTGCGTGGTGGGTATTTTTATGATTGGCTATGGACTGCCGCAGGACCCGATCCGTCTGGAAAGATTCAAGCAGATTGATGCCATCGGCATGCTAACCGGATGCAGCGGGCTGGCCTTGCTAGTACTAACTCTGCAACAGGGAGAGCGGCTGGACTGGTTCAATTCCCCCTTGATTACCCTGATGTTTTTCTCAGCAGTGGTCCTGTTGACGCTGTTCGCGGCTAACGAGTGGTATCACCCGCTGCCACTATTCAAACTGCAGATGCTGCGTCGCCACAATCTTTCCCACGGTCTGCTGACGCTGTTTGGCCTGATGCTGCTGTTTTTGTCCGGCTCGGCTATTCCGTCTGGCTATATGGCGCAGGTTGAGGGTTTCCGCGCAGTGCAGTTTGGGCCTTTGGCTCTCAGCGTGGGCCTGCCCCAGCTGTTACTTGCCCCTCTTGTCGCCGCCGTTTTGAACATGCGCTGGGTTGATAGCCGCTGGATTTTGGCCGCCGGCCTGACGCTGCTCGCGGTTTCTTGCTACTGGGGAAGCCAACTGACGTCGGACTGGTCGCGCGACAACTTCTATCTCATTCAGGCGATGCAGGCCTTTGGTCAGCCGATGGCGGTCATGCCGATCCTGATGGGGGCGACCAGCGTGGTGCAGCCGATGGAAGGGCCATTTGCCTCGGCGATGTTCAACGTCACCCGCGCCATGGGCAGTATTTTTGCCGGCGCCATGATGGAAACCTTCCTCAGCCATCGCCAACAACTGCACTCCAATATTTTGCTCAACCACGTCGGCAGCAATAGCTATTTACTCTCCCAGCCTTATGACGGGGCGGGCAGCCACCTCGCGCCGCTGAATCAAGACGGTTCGGCGGTGTCACCTGAACTCATGCAGCAGTTTGCCGTGCAGGTCAGGCACCAAACCCAAGTGCTGGCCTTGTCTGATACCTATCTGGCCTTTATTGCGGTTGCCGTAGGGCTAGCACTGCTGACGTTTGTGGTTGCTAAGCGAACTTATCCGCCACAGTCAGTGATGAAGCAGACGTAA